The DNA segment ACACCGAGCTCGTCTACGGCAGTTGGGACGCGGAGCCCGTCTCGAACGGCGGCGCCTCGCCGTGGGACGAGGCCATCGACCCGTCCGAACTCGCCTGATGGCGCTTCTGGGGCCGGCCGAGATCCGCGACCTCGCTGAGCTGCTCGGCATCCAGCCCACGAAGAAGCTCGGGCAGAACTTCGTCATCGACGCCAACACGGTGCGCCGCATCGTCAAGGCCGCCGGCGTGACGGCGACCGACACAGTCGTCGAGATCGGTCCCGGACTTGGATCGCTCACCCTCGGGCTGCTCGAGACCGGGGCATCGGTCATCGCCGTCGAGATCGACAAGCGTCTCGCGGCCCAGCTGCCGCTCACGGTCGAACAGCATCTACCTCGGTCGCAGGCTCCCTCGGCGCTGGGGTCGCACGATCGCTCGCACGATCGCCCTGGCTCCACCGCGCTGGCGGTCGTCACGCACGACGCCATGCGCGTCACCGAGCTGCCAGGCGACCCCGGCATTCTCGTCGCGAACCTGCCGTACAACATCTCGGTGCCCGTGCTGCTGCACTTCCTCGAGACGTTCCGCGGCATCCGCTCCGGACTCGTCATGGTTCAGGCCGAGGTCGGCCAGCGCCTCGCGGCGCCGCCCGGGTCGAAGATCTACGGCAGCCCGAGCGTCAAGGCCGCCTGGTTCGGTCACTGGAAGACCTCCGGTTCGGTGAGCAGGCAGGTGTTCTGGCCGGTGCCGAACGTCGACTCGATTCTCGTGTCGTTCGCGCTGCGGGAGACGCCGATCGGCACGGAGGAGGAGCGTCTTGCGACCTTCGCGATCGTGGATGCCGCGTTCCAGCAGCGCCGGAAGATGCTGCGGCAGGCGCTCGCTGACCTGTTCGGATCGTCCGCCGCGGCGTCCGCCACGATGGAACGGGCCGGAATCGACCCCACCACACGCGGCGAGCAGCTCACTGGCGACGACTTCCTGGCGATCGCCCGCGCCAAGGGTTGAGCGGCGCGCGGCCCGCTGGCGCAGGCGCCCTGCGGCAGTCATGACAGACTAGTTGGAGTGACCAGTACAACGCAGTCCCTGTCCGAACGCATCACCGCACCCGCCGAGGTCCGCTTTCCGCAGCCGCTCGCCGGCGTCACATGGCGGCCAATGACCGTCGAGGACGTCAAACCGGTCTTCGAACTCCGCAGGCTCGTCGGCCGGGTCGATCACCCGAGCTACTCGCTCAGCCTCGAGGAAATCGAGCACGAGATCACAGCTGACGAACTCGACCGCGCCCACGACACCGTGATCGGAATCGACGCTGACGGGCGCGCGGTCGCCTACGGAATCGTCGTGCTGCAGCCGAGCCAGGCCACCCTCGTGCGCTCGGCCTTCGAGGGCCACGTGCACCCCGACCACCGCGGCGAAGGGCTCGACGAGGTGCTGCTCGACTGGCTCGAGGACCGTGGGCTGCAGCAGCTCGCCTCCTCCGACAAGACGCTCCCCGGCTGGTTCGTCACCGCCGTCCCCCGTCAGGCCGAGGAGATGCTCGAGCTGCTCCGGGGCCGCGGGTTCGACTTCCGCCGCAATTGGTTCGAACTTGTGCGCGACGTGACCGAGCCGATCCCCGACATCCCGTTCCCGGCTGGCGCGCGCGTCGAGACGTACGGCCCGCAGTGGGCCGAGCAGACGCGCATCGCGCGCAACGACGCCTTCCGCGACCACTTCGCCTCGCAACCGCTCACGAGCGAGGAGTGGCTGTCGCACGACAGCCTGCCCATCGCCCGCGCCGACCTCTCCTACGTCGTGCTCATGCCCGACGAGACCGGCGAGGAGCAGGTCGTTGCCTTCGCGATGACCGACATCAACGAGCACGACTGGGACCAGCTCGGCTTCAGGTTCGGCTATATCCCGTACGTGGGCGTGCGGCGCGACTGGCGCGGGATGAAGCTTGCGCCAGCCGTGCTGTCGCACCTGCTGAACGCCTACCGCGACGCCGGTCTGGTGAAGGCCGTGCTTGACGTCGATGCCGACAGTCCGACCGGGGCCGTCGAACTGTACGAGCGGATCGGCTTCGAGAAGACGAGCCGCTCGGTGAGCGTGCTCAAGGAGTACTAGCGCGCGGAGGGACTGCTGGGCGAGGATGAAACCATGCCGGTAGCCGACCACCAATCGACCCTGAGTGATGCGGCGATGGCGGCCGCGACGGGCAAGCATCCGGGGGACTGGTTCGAGGTGCTCGACGCGCACGACGCCACGAGTTGGACCCACCCGGCGATCGCGCGCTGGCTCGTCCAGCACGAGGGCGTCGATGGCTGGTGGGCGCAGTCGATCACGGTGAGATTCGAGCAGGCGAGGGGGATGCGGGCGCCCGGGCAGATGGCGGACGGCACCTTCACGGTCGGCGCGAGCAAGAGCGTCCCGGGCGACCAGCAGCAGGCTCTCGACCGCGCGATCGCGGTGTTCTCCGCTCATCTCGGCGCCGAGCCGGCATCGGTCAACCGCACCGCGAAATACCCGACGGCACGGTGGAAGCTCGCCGACGGCGAGTCGATGCTCGTGACCGCAAGCCCGACGAAGAACGCCAGAACGAGCATCTCCGCCGCGCACTCGAAGATCAGCGACGCCGACCGGGCCGGCATCGCCAAGGGCGAGCTGGCCCCGGTGGTGAACGGGCTCGCCCCCTCGCTCGACTAGGTTGGAGCAATGACCTTATCGGCGGCCACCACTGTGGTGCACGCCCGGGCCCCGGGCAAGATCAACGTCTTC comes from the Marisediminicola antarctica genome and includes:
- the rsmA gene encoding 16S rRNA (adenine(1518)-N(6)/adenine(1519)-N(6))-dimethyltransferase RsmA, which produces MALLGPAEIRDLAELLGIQPTKKLGQNFVIDANTVRRIVKAAGVTATDTVVEIGPGLGSLTLGLLETGASVIAVEIDKRLAAQLPLTVEQHLPRSQAPSALGSHDRSHDRPGSTALAVVTHDAMRVTELPGDPGILVANLPYNISVPVLLHFLETFRGIRSGLVMVQAEVGQRLAAPPGSKIYGSPSVKAAWFGHWKTSGSVSRQVFWPVPNVDSILVSFALRETPIGTEEERLATFAIVDAAFQQRRKMLRQALADLFGSSAAASATMERAGIDPTTRGEQLTGDDFLAIARAKG
- a CDS encoding GNAT family N-acetyltransferase, which codes for MTSTTQSLSERITAPAEVRFPQPLAGVTWRPMTVEDVKPVFELRRLVGRVDHPSYSLSLEEIEHEITADELDRAHDTVIGIDADGRAVAYGIVVLQPSQATLVRSAFEGHVHPDHRGEGLDEVLLDWLEDRGLQQLASSDKTLPGWFVTAVPRQAEEMLELLRGRGFDFRRNWFELVRDVTEPIPDIPFPAGARVETYGPQWAEQTRIARNDAFRDHFASQPLTSEEWLSHDSLPIARADLSYVVLMPDETGEEQVVAFAMTDINEHDWDQLGFRFGYIPYVGVRRDWRGMKLAPAVLSHLLNAYRDAGLVKAVLDVDADSPTGAVELYERIGFEKTSRSVSVLKEY